A genome region from Glycine max cultivar Williams 82 chromosome 5, Glycine_max_v4.0, whole genome shotgun sequence includes the following:
- the LOC100775317 gene encoding probable N-acetyltransferase HLS1, translating to MGEFEFAPTVLVSVREFDPNNDREGVEAVERICEVGPNGKLSLFTDLHGDPICRVRNSPTFLMLIAEIGQETVGMIRGCIKTVTCGKKLHRQGKSNTETEPKQVPIYTKLAYILGLRVSPHHRRMGIGFKLVQSMEEWFRDNGAEYAYMATEKDNVASVKLFTDKCGYSKFRTPCILANPVFAHHVRISNKVTIIELSPNDAELLYRSKLATTEFFPRDVDSVLGNRLSLGTFLAVPRVGSYQPDTWSGSARFLLDPPPSWAILSVWNCKDVFTLEVKGVSRVKKTLAKTTRVLDRVFPWLRLPSVPNFFEPFGFLFLYGLGGEGPQAQQMLRALCGFAHNLAKDRGCEVVATEVSSQEPLRCAIPHWKMLSCEEDLWCIKRLGEDYSDGSLGDWTKSPPGFSIFVDPREV from the exons ATGGGAGAGTTTGAGTTTGCTCCAACGGTGCTTGTGAGTGTGAGAGAGTTCGACCCAAATAACGACAGAGAGGGAGTGGAAGCCGTTGAAAGAATATGTGAGGTTGGACCCAATGGAAAGCTTTCCCTCTTCACCGACCTCCATGGTGACCCAATTTGCAGGGTCCGCAACTCACCTACTTTCCTCATGCTG ATAGCCGAAATTGGGCAAGAGACAGTAGGAATGATAAGAGGTTGCATCAAAACCGTTACTTGCGGAAAAAAGCTCCATAGGCAAGGAAAAAGCAACACGGAAACCGAACCAAAACAAGTCCCTATTTACACAAAACTCGCATACATATTAGGCCTCCGTGTTTCTCCACATCACAg GAGAATGGGAATAGGTTTTAAGCTTGTACAGAGTATGGAGGAATGGTTCAGGGATAACGGAGCGGAATACGCGTACATGGCTACGGAGAAAGACAACGTGGCATCGGTTAAGTTGTTCACGGACAAATGCGGGTATTCAAAGTTCCGTACACCGTGCATTCTCGCGAACCCCGTTTTTGCTCACCACGTGAGAATCTCTAACAAAGTCACAATCATTGAGCTCTCACCGAATGACGCCGAATTGCTCTACCGCAGCAAGCTCGCCACGACGGAGTTCTTCCCGCGCGACGTGGACTCCGTGCTCGGCAACAGGCTTAGCCTGGGCACCTTCCTCGCCGTCCCGCGTGTTGGCTCGTACCAGCCCGACACGTGGTCCGGCTCGGCCCGGTTTTTATTGGACCCACCACCTTCTTGGGCCATTCTCAGCGTGTGGAACTGCAAGGATGTGTTCACGCTCGAGGTGAAAGGCGTGTCGCGCGTGAAGAAGACGCTTGCCAAGACCACTCGCGTCCTCGATCGCGTCTTTCCCTGGCTGCGCTTGCCGTCAGTCCCCAATTTCTTTGAGCCCTTCGGGTTTCTTTTTTTGTATGGGCTTGGTGGGGAGGGCCCGCAGGCCCAGCAGATGTTACGGGCTTTGTGCGGGTTTGCCCATAACTTAGCTAAGGATCGTGGCTGCGAGGTCGTGGCCACCGAAGTTTCAAGCCAAGAACCCTTACGGTGTGCCATCCCGCACTGGAAGATGCTCTCATGTGAAGAAGATCTGTGGTGCATTAAGAGATTAGGAGAAGATTACAGTGATGGCTCTCTTGGTGATTGGACAAAATCGCCTCCAGGATTCTCAATTTTTGTTGATCCAAGAGAGGTTTAA